GAGCAACTGGCCTTATGGCTGGGTACATTAGCCGTTGCCTTGGCGACGATTAATGTGGTTGGTGGTTACCTTGTCACTGATCGCATGCTAGCTATGTTCAAAAAGAAGTAAGGGCTACCAATGACATTGCAAACATTCATAAACTTATCTTATATCCTCGCAGCGATCTTGTTCATGCTAGGTTTGAAGCAGCTTGGCTCGCCAGCTACCGCAAGACGCGGCAATATGATTTCTGCTGTGGGTATGTTACTAGCGGTGGTGGTTACCCTGCTCAGCGAGCTGAAGCTGCCCTGGGAAAATATCCTGCTGGGTTTGATTATTGGCAGTTTGATTGGTGGCTTTGCTGCCAGTAAAGTGGAAATGACCAGTATGCCTGAGCTGGTTGCGATCTTTAATGGTTTAGGTGGTGCTGCATCTCTGTTGGTCGGTTGGGTGGCACTGTTTCCTGTGACCATCGATGTTGTTGAAGGTCAGGCTGTTGTCTCGCCATTGGCAGCAGTGGCGATTGTATTGTCGGTAATGATTGGTGGCTTAACCGTCAGTGGCTCATTAATTGCGTATGGCAAGCTGTCGGAGCGTATGTCAACGGCGGCGCTAACGTTTCGTGGTCAACAGTTGTTGAACTCTGCCTTAGTACTGGCTTTGTTGGCCTGTGCAGTGCTTTTTGTGCTAAACCCCTCGCCGAGTGATCCTGTGTTTTGGGCGCTAATTGCACTGTCACTATTGTTTGGCATTATGTCGGTAATTCCTATCGGTGGTGCAGATATGCCGGTGGTGATTGCCTTGTTAAACTCTTATTCGGGTTTGGCAGCCTGTGCGGCGGGTTTTGTGTTGAATAATAATCTTTTGATCGTCTCAGGTGCTTTAGTTGGTGCTAGCGGCATCATTTTAACGAATATCATGTGCAAGGCGATGAATCGCTCTTTAGCAAATGTGTTATTTTCGGGCTTTGCTCAAGTAAAACAATCGGCTTCTGCGGTCGAAGGTGAGCCTAAGCCGATCTCTGCTGAAGATGCGTTTTTGATTGCTGAAGCTGCGCAGCGGATTGTGATAGTGCCCGGTTATGGTATGGCTGTTGCCCAAGCTCAGCATGTTGTAAAAGAGCTGGCTGACCATATGGAGGCAAATGGCGCTGAGGTGAAATTTGCGATTCATCCGGTGGCAGGTCGAATGCCTGGACATATGAATGTGTTATTAGCTGAGGCCTCTGTGCCCTATGACCAGCTGGTTGAGATGGATGAAATTAATCCACAGTTGCCGGCTACCGATTTGGCTATTGTTATTGGTGCGAATGATGTGGTGAACCCGGCTGCCAACGAAGACCCAGCGAGCCCGCTTTATGGCATGCCGGTCATTAATGTGTCTGAAGCAAGAACGGTGTTTGTATTAAAGCGTTCTATGAAGGCAGGTTATGCCGGTGTTGATAACCCCTTGTTTGTGGCTGAAAACACGCGCATGTTATTCGGTGACGCAAAGCAGAGTTTGAGTACCTTGGTGAGTGAATTTGTCTCATAAATCCGCATCATAAAGGTGCATTATTTTTTAAAAATAAATTAGAGCTAAACTGCTAAAAGTATTTTAATTTCAAGTCATTGATTTTATTGAAATTTATTTTTTAATTTTATTTTTAAATATTGGCACATAAAGTGCTAATTACGATTTAATTTTGCGCGGTGCTGNTTTAATCCAAATGCACCGTGAAGCTTGAAAATTATGGGTGTTAATCCTAGGGTAATCAGTGATAATAAGCCTATTAATCGTGCTGAATAAGGAATGGCTATGCAAGACAGTGTAATGCANCGTTTATGGCGTAGTTCTCATATCTCTGGCGGCAATGCTGTCTACGCCGANGACCTTTATGAGCAGTATTTACTAGACCCTAATCAAGTGCCGGCAGCATGGCGCGATTACTTCGATCGCTTACCAAAGCTAGAAGGTGTGATCGATGATGTGCCGCATTCTACGGTTAAGGCGCATTTTGAGCAGTTAGGCCGTGCAAAATCCCGTCCAGATGCGCAGAATAATGCCTACAGTGGTGAGGCTACTGAGTATGAGCGTAAGCAGGTGGCTGTGGTGCATATGATCACCGCCTACCGCCAGCGTGGTCATCAAAAAGCCGATATTGACCCCTTGGCGTTGATGCAGCGCAAAGATGTGCCTGACCTGCACCTTGGTTACCATCAGCTGTCTCAAGCTGACTACGATACCACCTTTCAAACCGGCAATTTTTACTTTGGTGCTGACGAGGCGCCGCTTAAAGACATTCATAAGGCGCTTGAGCAAACCTACTGCCAGAAAATTGGTGCTGAATTTGCGCATATTGTTGATACCGAGGAGCGTCGTTGGATACAGCAGCGCATGGAATCTGTGCGCAGTGCGCCAAGCTATGCAAACGATGTTAAGCGTAAGCTGTTAGAGCGTTTGACGGCTGCTGAGGGTTTAGAAAAGTATTTGGGTTCGCGCTATCCGGGTACCAAGCGCTTTGGGCTTGAGGGCGGCGAGTCGTTAATCCCGATGATGGATGAAGTCATCCAGCGTGCCGGCGGCTATGGTATGAAGGAAGTCGTTATTGGTATGGCGCACCGTGGTCGTTTGAATGTGTTGGTCAATACCATGGGTAAAAATCCAGCAGATTTATTTGATGAGTTTGAGGGGCGTGCTGAGTACGTTGGCAGTTCAGACGTAAAATATCATCAGGGTTTTTCAACCAATGTAATGACGGAGGGTGGTGAGGTGCATTTGGCGCTGGCCTTTAATCCCTCCCATCTGGAAATTGTCTCACCGGTAGTTGAAGGTAGTGTGCGTGCCCGTCAAGACCGTCGTAAAGACGTCAATGGTGATTGCTGTTTGCCGGTTGTGATGCATGGTGATGCAGCGTTTGCCGGTCAGGGCGTGGTTATGGAGACATTTCAGATGTCACAGACGCGCGCTTATCGCACCGGTGGAACTCTGCATATTGTGATCAATAATCAGGTTGGCTTTACTACCTCGCGAAAAGAAGATGCTCGTTCAACTGAG
This genomic interval from Pseudomonadales bacterium contains the following:
- a CDS encoding NAD(P)(+) transhydrogenase (Re/Si-specific) subunit beta, producing MTLQTFINLSYILAAILFMLGLKQLGSPATARRGNMISAVGMLLAVVVTLLSELKLPWENILLGLIIGSLIGGFAASKVEMTSMPELVAIFNGLGGAASLLVGWVALFPVTIDVVEGQAVVSPLAAVAIVLSVMIGGLTVSGSLIAYGKLSERMSTAALTFRGQQLLNSALVLALLACAVLFVLNPSPSDPVFWALIALSLLFGIMSVIPIGGADMPVVIALLNSYSGLAACAAGFVLNNNLLIVSGALVGASGIILTNIMCKAMNRSLANVLFSGFAQVKQSASAVEGEPKPISAEDAFLIAEAAQRIVIVPGYGMAVAQAQHVVKELADHMEANGAEVKFAIHPVAGRMPGHMNVLLAEASVPYDQLVEMDEINPQLPATDLAIVIGANDVVNPAANEDPASPLYGMPVINVSEARTVFVLKRSMKAGYAGVDNPLFVAENTRMLFGDAKQSLSTLVSEFVS